A genome region from Melospiza melodia melodia isolate bMelMel2 chromosome 28, bMelMel2.pri, whole genome shotgun sequence includes the following:
- the ELF3 gene encoding LOW QUALITY PROTEIN: ETS-related transcription factor Elf-3 (The sequence of the model RefSeq protein was modified relative to this genomic sequence to represent the inferred CDS: inserted 1 base in 1 codon; deleted 2 bases in 2 codons), translating to MAGSCEISNIFSNYISAIYQPDEVQPGLDMLGQLGDDSTLGLGLPASQPPAQSTDKPQWFSELPYLWSKVQVLEWISYHVEKNKYDASXIDFSCCNMDGRTLCHCSREQMRRIFGPLGDELNDRLHEITSDELNWIIDLLEKEDATSQTFLNSSQLELGNSCAKDSLEDLKPTNPFTDFTCLPGSLSPGSSDVSGPVMSHSPNSQDSGGSDLDLDPAESKLFPNEHFPGSKKGDSKHGKRKRGRPRKLSKESRDCLENRKSKHSPRGTHLWEFIRDILIHPELNEGLMKWEDRREGVFKFLRSEAVAQLWGQKKKNSSMTYEKLSRAMRYYYKREILERVDGRRLVYKFGKNSSGWKEEEVLNRNKEL from the exons ATGGCAGGATCTTGTGAGATCAGCAACATCTTCTCCAACTACATCAGCGCCATATACCAGCCTGACGAGGTGCAGCCAGGCTTGGACATGCTGGGACAGCTTGGGGATGACAGCACCCTGGGGCTCGGCCTCCCGGCCAGCCAGcccccagcacagagcacag ACAAGCCCCAGTGGTTCAGTGAGCTCCCATACCTCTGGAGCAAGGTGCAGGTGCTGGAGTGGATCAGCTACCACGTGGAGAAGAACAAGTACGATGCCA TCATCGACTTCTCCTGCTGCAACATGGACGGA CGCACGCTGTGCCACTGCAGCCGCGAGCAGATGCGCCGCATCTTCGGGCCCCTGGGGGACGAGCTC AACGACCGCCTGCACGAGATCA CCTCTGATGAGCTGAACTGGATCATTGATTTGCTGGAAAAAGAGGATGCGACTTCCCAGACCTTCCTGAACTCCAGCCAGCTAG AGCTGGGAAATTCCTGTGCCAAGGACTCCTTGGAGGACTTAAAGCCCACAAACCCTTTCACAGACTTCACCTGCTTGCCAGGCTCCTTGTCCCCAGGCAGCTCTGATGTCTCAG GGCCTGTGATGTCCCACAGCCCCAACTCTCAGGACTCCGGTGGAAGTGACCTCGACCTCGACCCTGCAGAATCAAAGCTTTTCCCTAATG agcaCTTTCCAGGCAGCAAAAAAGGCGACAGCAAACACGGCAAGAGGAAACGGGGACGGCCCCGAAAACTCAGCAAGGAGAGCAGAGACTGCCTGGAGAACAGGAAGAGCAAGCACT CCCCAAGAGGCACCCACCTGTGGGAGTTCATCCGGGACATCCTGATCCACCCCGAGCTCAACGAGGGGCTCATGAAGTGGGAGGATCGGCGCGAGGGCGTCTTCAAGTTCCTGCGCTCGGAGGCTGTGGCTCAGCTCTGGGGCCAGAAGAAGAAAAACAGCAGCATGACCTATGAGAAGCTGAGCAGAGCCATGAG ATATTACTACAAACGAGAGATCCTGGAGAGGGTCGATGGACGGCGGCTGGTGTACAAGTTTGGGAAGAACTCCAGCggctggaaggaagaggaggtgCTCAACAGGAACAAGGAGCTGTAG